In Candidatus Falkowbacteria bacterium, a genomic segment contains:
- a CDS encoding tyrosine-type recombinase/integrase: MPQINTSKMSPLERAVIDFLEYLEVDRGLSKMTLRNYGFFLRRFANFARERGVNKPEAISKLLVHQYRLHLNRLPSRGTDNIKKNTQNYHLIALRTFLKYLIKNDVKTLEPDKIELAKQMPRQVEFLEGNDLEKILEAPLQETIDSKQGLRDKALLETLFSTGLRVSELAKLKIDDINLGKPEFTVRGKGSKVRLVFLSETARHWIKKYLDSRHDTNPHLFVGQSKINEGSDKPLTSRSIERLVGRYARLAGIMKKVTPHTLRHSYATDLLLNGADIRSVQAMLGHSSITTTQVYTHITDNQLRDVYQAFHGRQRRKR; the protein is encoded by the coding sequence ATGCCTCAAATAAACACCTCAAAAATGTCTCCCTTGGAACGGGCAGTTATAGATTTTCTTGAATATCTTGAGGTTGATCGTGGTCTATCAAAAATGACTCTTCGTAATTATGGCTTCTTTTTACGAAGATTTGCCAATTTTGCTCGAGAACGTGGAGTTAATAAACCAGAAGCAATTTCAAAACTACTGGTTCATCAATATCGATTACATCTAAATCGTTTGCCGTCCCGTGGTACTGATAATATAAAAAAAAATACTCAAAATTATCATTTAATTGCCCTGCGGACTTTTCTAAAATATTTAATTAAGAATGATGTCAAAACCTTGGAACCTGATAAAATTGAGTTAGCAAAACAAATGCCACGCCAAGTTGAATTTTTAGAAGGCAATGATCTTGAAAAAATATTAGAAGCACCACTTCAAGAAACAATTGATTCAAAACAAGGCTTACGTGATAAAGCATTACTGGAAACTCTTTTTTCAACAGGACTTCGTGTTAGTGAACTCGCTAAATTAAAAATTGATGATATTAATCTAGGAAAACCAGAATTCACGGTTCGGGGGAAAGGTAGCAAAGTACGTTTAGTATTTTTGTCAGAAACGGCCAGGCATTGGATAAAAAAATATCTTGATTCTCGTCATGATACGAACCCACATCTTTTTGTGGGGCAAAGTAAAATAAATGAGGGAAGTGACAAACCACTTACTTCACGATCTATTGAACGACTGGTTGGACGCTACGCCCGTTTAGCAGGTATTATGAAAAAAGTAACTCCACATACTTTACGACATAGTTATGCTACTGATCTGCTCTTAAACGGAGCTGATATACGTTCAGTACAAGCCATGCTTGGTCATTCCTCAATTACCACAACTCAAGTTTATACTCATATTACAGACAATCAGTTACGAGATGTATATCAGGCATTTCATGGACGACAAAGACGAAAAAGA
- the rpsO gene encoding 30S ribosomal protein S15, producing the protein MLDKKAKQRLINRFKVHETDTGSPQVQIAILSEEITQLTDHLKMHKQDHSSRRGLLRKVGERRRLLRYLQREDEKAFMDIAVKLKLRIAKKMIAEEEERKRIEAEIMGDQLPEEDAEVVVEEK; encoded by the coding sequence ATGTTAGACAAAAAAGCTAAGCAGCGGCTTATTAACCGCTTTAAGGTTCATGAAACTGATACCGGTTCGCCTCAGGTTCAGATTGCAATTCTATCTGAAGAAATCACCCAGTTAACTGATCACTTAAAAATGCATAAACAGGATCACTCTTCTCGTCGTGGACTATTACGAAAAGTTGGTGAACGTCGTCGTTTACTGCGATACCTCCAACGTGAAGATGAAAAGGCCTTCATGGATATTGCCGTTAAGCTCAAATTACGTATTGCAAAAAAAATGATTGCTGAAGAAGAAGAACGCAAACGGATTGAAGCTGAAATCATGGGCGATCAATTGCCTGAGGAAGACGCAGAAGTAGTAGTAGAAGAAAAATAA
- a CDS encoding NYN domain-containing protein, protein MMKHKDQRVGVLIDVSNMYHSAKNLYKRRVNFKEVLKEAVAGRKLIRATAYVIRAENDEENNFFEALSQQGFQVIIKDLQVFTGGAKKGDWDVGIAVDSIKLAEKLDVLVLVTGDGDYLPLVTYLQNTQGCLVEIMAFRQTTSSRLIEEADDFINLSDSRKFLIGK, encoded by the coding sequence ATGATGAAACACAAAGATCAACGAGTAGGCGTTTTAATCGACGTCTCAAATATGTACCACTCGGCAAAAAATTTATATAAACGTCGAGTGAATTTCAAGGAAGTATTGAAAGAAGCTGTAGCAGGTAGAAAATTAATTCGTGCTACTGCCTATGTTATTCGTGCGGAAAATGATGAAGAGAATAATTTTTTTGAAGCCTTAAGTCAACAAGGTTTTCAAGTTATTATTAAAGATTTACAGGTCTTTACGGGTGGTGCCAAAAAAGGTGATTGGGATGTTGGAATTGCCGTTGATTCAATTAAGCTAGCTGAGAAACTTGATGTCTTGGTCTTGGTTACTGGTGATGGTGATTATTTGCCCCTCGTTACCTATCTACAAAACACTCAAGGCTGCTTAGTTGAAATTATGGCTTTTCGACAAACAACTTCCAGTCGTTTAATTGAAGAAGCTGATGATTTTATCAACTTGAGTGATAGTAGAAAGTTTTTGATTGGAAAGTGA
- a CDS encoding polyribonucleotide nucleotidyltransferase encodes MSNKEYVYTCDWQGRPLTFKTGRLAKQADAAVTVQYGDTVVLATVVESPYEREGIDFFPLMVEFEERLYAAGIIKGSRWIKREGRPSDDAILTGRMIDRSIRPLFNQSLRRDVQVVITVLSVDRENDYDVVSLVAASAALAISGVEWNGPIAGVRVGRVNGQLMVNPTYKDREGSDLDLIVAGTTERVVMIEAGCNEVSEADMLSALLAGQAALAPAIDLIKKMKAEVGITSSKAKAKVEKVDETKDAVLADATQWLKENCKNILFDTVYYTKGERKAAVTAIKEQLDAYLASKDVEPSLRDVAIKKLVEAAVEAEVTRGILEEKRRVDGRALNEIRQLLSDVEMLPRNHGSSLFSRGETQVMSIVTLGAPGDEQSLEGLEGESKKRYMHHYNFPSYSVGEAKPSRGPGRREIGHGALAEKAIVPLLPSKEEFPYTIRVVSETLGSNGSSSMASTCASSLALFDAGVPLKKAVAGIAMGLASNEDMSRWEVLTDLQDLEDGNGGMDFKITGTKDGITAIQLDTKTIGLDKAIMEKTLVQASEARMQILDVMNTAIATPRQELSQYAPRITTLTIDPEKIREVIGSGGKVINEIIDACGVSIDIEDSGLVMVCGVDSEGVKKAIEWINNIVRKFEAGEIFTGKVVRLMDFGAFIELVAGRDGMAHVSELAPYRISKPSDFLQIGDIVTVRIKEIDEMGRVNLTLRGIAENEHLWKDEKGKDTGEGNSDRPPRREFNSPADRHGGPRRPRFGGR; translated from the coding sequence ATGTCTAACAAAGAATATGTCTATACCTGCGATTGGCAAGGCCGACCGCTAACTTTTAAAACTGGTCGTTTGGCCAAACAGGCTGATGCAGCTGTCACTGTGCAATATGGTGATACGGTTGTTTTAGCTACAGTCGTGGAATCTCCATACGAGCGTGAGGGAATTGATTTCTTTCCTTTGATGGTGGAATTTGAAGAACGTTTATACGCTGCCGGAATTATTAAAGGTTCTCGTTGGATTAAGCGTGAAGGACGTCCTTCTGATGATGCAATTCTAACAGGACGTATGATTGATCGTTCAATTCGTCCATTGTTTAATCAATCACTACGTCGAGATGTTCAAGTAGTGATTACAGTTTTGTCAGTTGATCGTGAAAATGATTATGATGTTGTTTCTTTGGTGGCAGCTTCTGCCGCCTTGGCAATTTCTGGTGTTGAATGGAATGGACCAATTGCTGGTGTTAGAGTGGGACGAGTTAATGGTCAGCTAATGGTTAACCCAACCTATAAAGATCGTGAAGGCAGTGATCTTGATTTAATTGTTGCCGGAACAACTGAGCGTGTTGTTATGATTGAAGCTGGTTGTAATGAAGTTAGTGAAGCAGATATGTTATCTGCTCTATTAGCAGGGCAAGCTGCTTTGGCACCAGCTATTGATTTGATAAAGAAAATGAAAGCTGAGGTTGGAATTACAAGTAGCAAAGCGAAGGCAAAGGTTGAAAAAGTTGATGAAACAAAAGATGCAGTTTTGGCTGATGCCACACAGTGGTTAAAAGAAAATTGTAAGAATATTTTATTCGATACTGTCTATTACACAAAAGGTGAACGTAAGGCTGCTGTGACTGCAATTAAAGAACAGCTTGATGCCTATTTAGCTTCAAAAGATGTTGAACCAAGCCTCCGTGATGTAGCTATAAAAAAATTAGTTGAAGCCGCTGTTGAAGCTGAAGTAACTCGGGGTATTCTTGAAGAAAAACGACGTGTTGATGGTCGTGCTTTAAATGAAATTCGTCAGTTATTATCAGATGTAGAAATGCTGCCACGAAATCATGGTTCAAGTTTGTTCTCTCGTGGTGAAACTCAGGTAATGTCTATTGTAACTCTTGGTGCACCTGGTGATGAACAATCATTAGAAGGCCTTGAAGGTGAAAGTAAAAAGCGCTACATGCATCATTATAATTTTCCTTCATATTCTGTTGGTGAAGCCAAACCAAGTCGTGGACCAGGACGTCGTGAAATTGGACATGGGGCCTTAGCTGAAAAAGCGATTGTGCCATTACTACCTTCCAAAGAAGAGTTTCCCTATACAATTCGAGTAGTGAGTGAAACATTGGGTTCAAATGGCTCTTCATCAATGGCTTCAACTTGTGCATCAAGTTTAGCCTTATTTGATGCTGGTGTGCCTTTGAAAAAAGCAGTAGCTGGTATTGCTATGGGCTTAGCTTCAAATGAAGATATGAGTCGCTGGGAAGTTTTGACTGACTTACAAGATTTAGAGGATGGAAATGGTGGAATGGATTTTAAAATAACTGGAACTAAAGATGGTATTACTGCCATTCAACTTGATACAAAAACAATTGGTTTGGATAAAGCGATTATGGAAAAAACATTAGTCCAAGCCAGTGAAGCGCGTATGCAAATTCTCGATGTTATGAATACTGCGATTGCTACTCCTCGTCAAGAATTATCTCAATATGCTCCTCGTATTACTACTCTAACAATCGATCCAGAAAAAATTCGTGAAGTTATTGGTTCTGGTGGAAAAGTGATTAATGAAATTATTGATGCCTGTGGTGTTTCCATTGATATTGAAGATTCAGGTTTGGTCATGGTTTGTGGAGTAGATTCTGAAGGAGTAAAAAAAGCCATTGAATGGATTAATAATATTGTTCGTAAGTTTGAAGCCGGTGAAATCTTTACAGGGAAAGTTGTTCGCTTAATGGACTTTGGTGCGTTTATTGAATTAGTTGCCGGACGTGATGGAATGGCTCATGTTTCTGAGTTAGCACCGTATCGAATTAGCAAACCCAGTGACTTTTTGCAGATTGGTGATATAGTTACAGTAAGGATTAAGGAAATTGATGAAATGGGACGTGTTAATTTAACCTTAAGAGGCATAGCTGAAAATGAACATTTGTGGAAAGACGAAAAAGGTAAAGACACTGGTGAAGGAAATTCTGATCGTCCACCTCGTCGCGAATTTAACTCGCCTGCCGACAGGCATGGTGGTCCACGTCGCCCTCGTTTTGGTGGGCGCTAA
- a CDS encoding AI-2E family transporter has protein sequence MPEQSMRFTLTTSSLIRIIVVLLLLYFAYLISDILVLLFTSIILTSAIDPWVDWMQKKGIPRALGIFIIYAILLGAVGVSVYLIIPPIITQFGQLVQDIPARLDQLNTYIASFNSYTSGSSWFDNLKSSFSNSATAIPQATSSIFSTVFNFFGGLFSSIIILVISFYLLAEENSIRKLVWSVTPEKKQKYVMDVLTRMQKRIGLWMRGQLILCVSIFALTYLGLSILGVKYALILAIIAGFTEFIPYLGPILGAIPAVFLASGQSMTIALFTIILYVIIQQIENNFLVPKIMQKTAGLNPIISIVVLMIGFSIGGILGALLSIPVATAGMVIVEDMLNKKYTLSGKSSEE, from the coding sequence ATGCCAGAGCAATCAATGCGTTTTACCTTAACGACTTCAAGTCTAATTAGAATCATTGTTGTTTTGTTATTACTATATTTTGCTTATTTAATAAGTGATATTTTAGTGCTGTTGTTTACGAGTATTATTTTAACGAGTGCGATTGATCCTTGGGTTGATTGGATGCAGAAAAAAGGCATACCACGGGCTTTAGGTATTTTTATCATTTACGCTATTTTACTAGGAGCTGTTGGTGTCTCAGTTTATTTAATTATTCCACCAATTATTACTCAGTTTGGACAGTTGGTGCAAGATATTCCGGCGCGACTTGATCAGTTGAATACTTACATTGCAAGCTTCAATAGTTATACATCTGGTAGCAGTTGGTTTGATAATTTGAAATCTTCTTTTTCAAACTCAGCTACGGCAATACCTCAAGCTACCAGTAGTATTTTCTCAACGGTCTTTAATTTTTTTGGCGGATTATTTTCTTCAATTATTATTTTAGTGATTAGCTTTTATCTATTAGCAGAGGAAAATTCTATCAGAAAATTAGTTTGGTCAGTGACGCCTGAGAAAAAACAGAAGTATGTGATGGATGTGTTGACCAGAATGCAAAAGAGAATTGGCCTTTGGATGCGTGGTCAGTTAATTCTCTGTGTCTCTATTTTTGCCTTAACCTATTTGGGTCTTTCAATTCTTGGGGTCAAGTATGCCTTGATTTTGGCAATCATTGCTGGCTTTACCGAATTTATTCCCTATCTTGGACCAATCCTTGGTGCAATCCCTGCAGTATTTTTGGCTTCAGGACAATCAATGACTATTGCTTTGTTTACCATTATTCTCTATGTTATTATTCAGCAAATTGAAAATAACTTCTTGGTGCCAAAGATAATGCAAAAAACTGCAGGCCTAAATCCAATTATTAGTATCGTTGTGTTAATGATTGGTTTTTCAATTGGAGGTATTCTTGGTGCCTTGTTGTCAATACCGGTAGCGACTGCTGGTATGGTGATTGTGGAAGATATGCTTAACAAGAAATATACATTAAGTGGGAAGTCATCTGAGGAATAA
- a CDS encoding NYN domain-containing protein produces MKKEERIIVYIDGSNLYFKLKNLYISHTSQFNYRGLAKYLTKNRILTDINYYVGAVQLNQHDKKTKKIHQGQLTLFNTLLDQNIKLHKGYLMKNNGVYHEKGVDVNIAVDLLVGAYEDYYDTALLLSSDTDLIPAIQKIKSLGKKLLYIGFKHAPSIALINHCTYFRLLSKQEILTFTKKDTS; encoded by the coding sequence ATGAAAAAAGAAGAAAGAATTATTGTTTATATTGATGGTAGTAATCTATATTTTAAACTAAAGAATCTTTATATTTCTCATACAAGTCAGTTTAACTATAGAGGTCTCGCTAAGTACCTTACAAAAAACAGAATTTTAACTGATATTAATTATTATGTAGGCGCTGTACAATTGAATCAACATGACAAGAAAACCAAAAAAATACATCAAGGACAACTAACTCTTTTCAATACCCTTTTAGATCAAAATATCAAACTTCACAAAGGATATCTCATGAAAAATAATGGCGTTTATCACGAAAAAGGTGTTGATGTGAATATTGCCGTTGATTTATTAGTTGGTGCCTATGAAGATTATTATGATACGGCACTATTATTATCCTCAGACACAGATCTAATTCCTGCTATTCAAAAAATAAAAAGTCTAGGTAAAAAGTTACTATATATAGGATTCAAGCATGCCCCATCAATAGCCTTAATAAATCACTGCACATACTTTAGACTATTATCTAAACAAGAAATACTAACCTTTACAAAAAAAGACACGTCGTAG
- a CDS encoding aminoacyl-tRNA hydrolase — MNLIIGLGNPGKKYESTRHNIGFMVLDELARQHNLSWQEDTKNKALIAKGTDYVLVKPQTFMNLSGETTAKLLRYYHLLPRTIFGTKKDSDLTAVLTIIHDELDVPFGKYKVASNSSSAGHNGVQSIIDHLKTKNFQRIRIGINNESRKNIPGDKFVLQRFNDDEIKQIEKLLPEILSKIKL, encoded by the coding sequence ATGAACCTCATCATCGGCCTTGGTAATCCAGGCAAAAAATATGAATCTACCCGTCACAACATCGGCTTTATGGTCCTTGATGAATTAGCACGTCAACATAATCTTTCCTGGCAAGAAGATACAAAAAACAAAGCCTTGATTGCCAAAGGAACTGACTATGTGTTAGTTAAGCCACAAACCTTTATGAATCTCTCAGGAGAAACTACCGCAAAGCTCCTACGATACTACCACCTACTACCTCGCACTATTTTTGGAACAAAAAAAGACAGTGACTTAACAGCTGTGCTAACAATTATCCACGATGAACTTGATGTGCCTTTTGGGAAGTATAAAGTGGCAAGTAATTCCTCAAGCGCTGGTCACAACGGAGTGCAATCAATTATTGATCACCTGAAAACCAAAAACTTTCAACGTATTCGTATTGGCATTAACAATGAAAGCCGAAAAAATATTCCCGGTGATAAATTTGTCTTGCAACGTTTTAATGATGACGAAATAAAACAGATAGAAAAACTACTGCCAGAAATTTTATCTAAGATTAAATTATAA